CTCTTGTGACAAGTGTACAATATTGTCGGTAGGCAAATAGCCTCCTTCAATAGTTGCATTCACCTTCTGACCGTTTTTATCGAACTTTCTCTCAAAAGAAAGGGCCGAGCTTATATTAGCTGTCTTATTATTCGAAGCAAAGGACCCTTGATATTGTGAGTTAGTAGATTCTCTTGCATAAGAAGAAAATGATTCTTCAGGCTTAATAGTTTGTAAAAAAGCGTTTACGCTTAGTTCGAAGAAGTTTTTTTTGTTTAGCGTTGCGATAGATCCTTGATAACTACTAGATAAACCTTTCGTTCGACCTGCGGATGCCCGATCAAAAAAAGGGGTTTTCTCACCTGCATATTGTGCTATTTGTGTAGCTTGCGTACTGTTGTAAAAGGAGAGAAACCCTAATCCATTTGATATAGATAAGTTTTTTGTGTTGTAAGTGTCACTCGCAAACAAATGACTACCCTTACTTCCCAGACCCGTGTTCAATGAACCAGAGTGATTGAGTGTAACTGGATTTTTTGTAATAATATTTATAATGCCTGCTGCCCCATCTGCATCGTATTTAGCACCTGGTGCTGTAATTACTTCCACCTTCGTTATAAGATCAGAAGGAATTTGTGCAAGTAAATCACTAGGTTGTAGATAAGATACAGCACGACCATTGAGTAGGATCTTTATGCTCGTGCTGCCTTTGATAGAAGGCGTGCCATTTATATCTACTGATACCAAGGGTGTTCGACGTAACACATCCGTAGCATCTGTACCAGAGTTAGCAATGTCTGCGGCTACGTTGTAGATCACCGCTTCTCCCGTATCCTCTATCAGTTGCTGGTGACCTGTGACAATTACTTCTTTCAATGTCTTCTGTAGCGGAGAAACTGCTTTTTCTCCTATTAGTGTCAAAGCAATTGTACTACTAGGCTCGATGGCCCTAGTGAGGGCAATTCCATACCAGCCTTTATCAAGTTGTATGCTTATGTTGCGTACTTGAGGCAATAGCTCAACCGGCAATCTGGCCAATCCTAGCGAATCAGTAACTTTATACCCTAAGATTGTTCCATCATTAGCACTGTACTTTAATGTACATTTCTGACATGGAATGCCTTTTTCTGAGTTAACAAGTAGTGAATAGTCTTTATCAACGTTAATAGATTGGCTTTGCGCTGCTCCGACACTTACAAACAAGAATACAGGAGCGAATATAGTCTTCATATAATGAGTGTTTGTAGTATACGGATAGATAGCACTAAGGCCTTTGGAATACAGAACTATTGATATTTTGATTGGTCTTAATATTGAGCACTTGCACGTAAAGGGAGCCTTGTGGGCTACTCATTTCTTTACTAAAAGGGAATGCTACACCACCAATAGTCTTATAATTTGATAATTGCAATTGCCCATAGGCACTTTCGATTCTGCGGAGTGTAAAATCGGAAGATGATATGTAAGCTTTTTCAGAATATTTATTTTTATATAATATGCTTATAACATAGCAATCTTCTTTGCCAACCTTGCTCCTGCCAACTAATTTCAATGAATCTACTTTAGTTGCTGGGTCATAATAATAACTATAAATAGGTCCATTCAAATTCATTTGGTACTTATACAAAGTCAATTCTTGGCTAGTAAGATCTTTGGGTTTTGTTGAACCTTGAAAAGGATTTATTTGCCATCCTGTATTATCTACGACGCAGACTACTACCTTCTTACCAGGTACTACATTTTCTGAATAGAATGCCTTGTTATTGACAACAATAATTTTTTGTGGCACTTCATAATTATTAGATAAAAGTTGCTGCTCATACGTTACGTTGGATAGGTTCTTTAACCGCTCAGCACCGCCCGCTTTCTCAATATATTTTTTGCATATCTCATCTAGGCTGAGTTGTGCTTTCGCCTCCGTTGCGCCTGCTGTTAGCAATGCCAGCATTACCAATGATAAATTCTTCATAGTCTTTCTTGTAAATAGTGATAGATGAACTTTATGAGGAAGTGTAGCGGTCGGCAGCTTGGCTTTAGGCTTGTGATGCCGACCGCTGTTCTCCATGGCTAGACTTCGCCGCCAGCCACCGCACCCATGTCCATACAGCCAAGCGTACCGGCTGTACCTGCGCTGCCTAGGCAGCCTGTACCCGTACCGAAAGTGCCGACTGACCCGAAAGAGCCAAAGCAGCTGGATACTTCCGTGATTTCTGAATCAATGCCGGTCAGTTCCACGGCGGATAGACCTTCAGCAGCAGGCAGGCTGGCGTAGAAGTTTGCTTCTTCAGCGTTGGGAGTGAGGTTTGTGCTCATAAGTAGATAGTTGGTTAAGAATGATTGAAAAGAAAGAGATTGTTGTCGTGAGAACATGACAAAGGTGCACGACGGGCTCAGCGGAGGCAATTTTCAGGGATATACACCCATTTGCCCGGTACAATTACCCGCCTAAGGCGGACCAAGCTATTCGGGCAAATCAGCACGTGTCCATTGAGAAGGGTGCCGCTATGATGTGGCGTAGCGGGCTTCGTGCCGCAGCATAAAGAGGGGGTAAAAGCTAGGTAGGAGCCTGTTATTTCACTAGATTATCCCAGGAAAACTCAGCATTTTACACAGCTGTATTTCTGTTGCTGTAGTTTTTAGCTTTATCTCTTCCGTACTCTTAGGTATTCTTTATGAGGCACTTGTACAGTTTTCATCCTAATCTAATTCTTCGAACTACCGCTCAAGCATTCAGCACTGATTTTGACGAGAATACTATTCTGACAGCACTTAACGACAAGCAGTTTGCGGAAGCAGTATACCTAGCATCCCCTGGCCTATATGAAGAATGCTGCAAGTGGCAAGCTGGCAACCTACGCGATCCGAAGAAGGTGGCTAGGTTACGTGCTACCCTCACGCGGTACTACACGCGGATGCGCAGTCGTTGCACGCCCTTTGGACTATTTGCTGGCTGCTCCGTTATTCGATGGGGTGCGCAAAACCACGTGCAACTGGTCTCCGCCCGGAATACTCGCCACACGCGTCTGGATATGCACTACCTATGTGCTCTGGCACAACACCTAGCACAAAAGACTACCATTCGACCACTACTGCGCTATTGGCCCCAAACAAGCTTGTATCAGCTTGGTGCCGAACTGCGCTATGTGGAATATTATTATGCGGACGGTCAGCGGGTCCACCAAATCAGCTCAGTGGAGGCTACTCCACCTCTTCTAAAAATATTGGCGGCCACTCGTAGTGGGCTAACTTATGAAACCTTGCTAGAACTTCTAGTTACTGAAGAATCGGTTGATGTAGAAGAAGCAAGTTTTTTTGTGCAGACTCTGATTGATTCACAACTAATCGTAAGTGAACTAGAGCCAACTGTCACAGGTCCAGAGTATCTCTCGCATCTTCAAAAAGTATTAACCTGCATGCACGCAGCAGTACCAAGCGACGAAATTAGTACCGCGTTAGATTTAATTAATACAGTTGCCAAAAAATTGCATGCACTTGATCAAGAATCAGTTAACTCAAGCCAAAGTTACCAATGGATTGCCGCAGCTCTGCGGGCGCTAGAAGTACCAATTGAACCTGATAAGCTGTTCCAGACCGATTTAATTTGCGGTGTAGACGAAGTTGCATCAACCCTAGACCATACTCTACAAGACAGGCTGTTAGAAGCCGTGAGGGCTTTAACTTACTTAAGTCGCCCTACTCGTAACCACCGGTTAGAGCATTTCAAACAACGCTTTCAGCAGCGCTATGAGGAGCAGGAGGTGTCACTACTGGAAGCATTAGATACGGAGAGCGGCTTATCTTATTCCGACTATGGTAAGCATAGTTACTCCCCGTTGGTTTACGATCTTTATCTGACTGAAACAGCCACTGACGTCTTGCACCAGCAGGACGAAGTACAGCGCTTCCTAGCCCGCAAACTACGTGAGGCGGAGCAGCAACACCAGTATACTGTTGAACTTACCCCGGATGAGGTGCAGGCCTTCACGCCTGTTGCCGATCCGCTACCCCCTTCTTTGAGCATCCTATTTCGAATAGTTGGCGAACAGCTAGCGCTCGACAGCGTAGGTGGATCCAGTGCTGTGAATCTGCTAGGCCGTTTCGCTCATGCAGATCCTGATCTCGAAACCATCGTGCGCGACATCACGGCCCATGAACAACGGCAGAACTCCACAGTAGTTTTTGCTGAAATCTGTCACCTTCCCGTGAGCCGCATTGGAAACATCTTGCTACGCCCGTCTTTTCGCGACTTTGAAATTCCGTACCTGGCTCAATCCACCCAGCCTTCTGAAAACCAAATAGCAGTGCAAGATCTTTTGGTGTCCGTTCGCCAAGGCCAGTTGGTTCTACGTTCGCGGCAGACCGGCCATCAAATCATACCGCGGCTAAGTACAGCGCATAACTTCTCCCATCAAGCCTTGCCTGTCTATGAGTTTCTATGTGATTTACAAACGCAAGGTTTACAGGCGCATTTAGGTGTCAAATGGGAGACTGCGCCGTCAGGAACGAAATTTTTCCCTCGGCTTACTTACCAGCAAGTTGTGCTACAAGGAGCTGCTTGGCACCTTACAGCTAGTGACCTGCAGACCTTATTAACTGCTCCCCCAGCAGAACAGGAGGTACGTTTCCGAGCTTTTCAAGCGCAATGGCAATTACCACGCTTTTTTACCTTGGCCGACGGAGACCACGAACTATTAGTTGACACTGAGAATCCCTTGCTCCGCCAAGTCTGGCTGGACACTATTCGCCAGCGTCCTTCTATTAAGCTTAAGGAATTCCTCTTTGATCCTGCAACTAGTCCCGTTCGCGACGAGCAATACCGGCCGCATGTGCAACAGCTACTCGCTCTGTTAGTGCGTAATACACCTTGTTACCCAGCGGTTACGCTCACATCAACAGTAATGGCTGACGAGGACGTACCACGTAACTTTGCGCTTGGCTCAGAGTGGCTATATTATAAATGGTACTGCGGACCGCAAATGGCTAACCGTATTCTGCGCGAGGTTCTACGGCCACTTACGCAAGAATTACAGGAACGGCAGCTGATTGACAAGTGGTTTTTTATTCGTTACGCTGATCCAGATAATCATCTACGAGTGCGTTTTCACCTGCCAGTTATTGGGCGCTTGGGTGAGACAGTGCAACTAATTAGCCACTACTTAGCCCCCTGTCTGGGTACCGGCTACATTTGGAAGAGCCAAACCGATACTTACTGCCGAGAACTAGAGCGTTATGGCCCCCGCACTATTGTCCTATCAGAAAGCCTATTTCACTATCAAAGTATAGCATTGCTCCGTGACTTGGAGCAGTTTACTGGGGATGACGATACCGCCTATTGGCAATGGGGACTATATGCTATAGATGAGCTATTAGAGGCTTTCGCCGTTCCGCTGGACCAGAAACTTATTCTGTTGCAGGAGCTACGTGAGTCTTTCGCGCAAGAATTTAGCATGGACAAGCCGCTTAAAACTCAGTTAGATGCAAAATACCGCCTGTACCGCTCATTAATCACACAAACGCTTACACCTACAGTTCAGGTGCCGGTATCGCTTCAGCAGCTAGCTACGGCTATTCGCCAACAATTATCTAAAAGTGATGACGAATTATCCCAAGCTCATTTGCTGGGTAGCTACATTCACATGCTGTTGAACCGACTAATTCCAGCGCAGGCTCGGCTTCACGAATTGGTATTGTACGACTTTCTAAGCCGTTACTATCAATCTTGCCGAGTGCAGCAATTACAGCAAGTTATTGTGCCGTGAACTACTTCTTACTGCTCATGACCTTCTTTTGCAATGCTTCAAAGAAGGCGTTACGGTACGTTTCGCCTAGTGGAACATAAGCTTTAATATCCTTGAACAAAATCTGATTACCATCAAGCGCTCTAATTTTGTTTAAAGAAACGATATACGACTTATGCACCCGCATAAAACTTTTCGCTGGTAATCGTTCTTCCAGGTCCTTGATGTTCAGTAGCGTAACAATGCTTTCTTCTGCCGTATTGATAGACAGATAGTTTTTCATGCCTTCGATGTAGATTATGTCTTGAAAATCTACTTTGACCATTTTGCCTTTATTTTCCGTCTTCACGAAAATATAGTCGTCAGCTTCCTCTGCTGGCGCTTGCCAGCGGGCTGAGGGGGTCGCGAAAACATTCAATGCTTTTTGGGCAGCTTTCAGGAAGCGCTCAAAGGCAATAGGCTTAAGCAGGTAATCTAGTACTTCTAACTCAAATCCTTCAACGGCAAATTCGCTGTAAGCAGTGGTA
This genomic interval from Hymenobacter sp. GOD-10R contains the following:
- a CDS encoding TonB-dependent receptor domain-containing protein, translating into MKTIFAPVFLFVSVGAAQSQSINVDKDYSLLVNSEKGIPCQKCTLKYSANDGTILGYKVTDSLGLARLPVELLPQVRNISIQLDKGWYGIALTRAIEPSSTIALTLIGEKAVSPLQKTLKEVIVTGHQQLIEDTGEAVIYNVAADIANSGTDATDVLRRTPLVSVDINGTPSIKGSTSIKILLNGRAVSYLQPSDLLAQIPSDLITKVEVITAPGAKYDADGAAGIINIITKNPVTLNHSGSLNTGLGSKGSHLFASDTYNTKNLSISNGLGFLSFYNSTQATQIAQYAGEKTPFFDRASAGRTKGLSSSYQGSIATLNKKNFFELSVNAFLQTIKPEESFSSYARESTNSQYQGSFASNNKTANISSALSFERKFDKNGQKVNATIEGGYLPTDNIVHLSQEGGFLSTRNRINNKNTLYNSSAKVDYEFNLHKKHFIEAGIKAAKSYSAGTNDAVLDSSSLNSHTASHTDRTGYQLTYSVTSSYFSYKLAATPRFSSKLGFRYEYTSSKYLLDKQAGNLNSYNRGSLFPALTLVYKLSNTSTLTGNYNYRIQRPPFSLLLPVASYISSGIKYIGNPYLNPEFSHVVEVSVSKYIEANYFRASVYTTLTQDAVSSIISQQDGTTTTYINAGSEKIVGLNFWATIYPVAAWSINYGFDFNYRKISNILVSNTGFRLTNTLNTTFRIGNKWSTQLWGTFNTPKILLQGTENSYTFSNISVKRELINKKLFLAISVDNPFSKGFTQKQRIILPEYNSSNEVLYYSRGFRLLLNYKFGNNKNGTYRSKESSIQSGFDVTNLEIN
- a CDS encoding lantibiotic dehydratase, translated to MRHLYSFHPNLILRTTAQAFSTDFDENTILTALNDKQFAEAVYLASPGLYEECCKWQAGNLRDPKKVARLRATLTRYYTRMRSRCTPFGLFAGCSVIRWGAQNHVQLVSARNTRHTRLDMHYLCALAQHLAQKTTIRPLLRYWPQTSLYQLGAELRYVEYYYADGQRVHQISSVEATPPLLKILAATRSGLTYETLLELLVTEESVDVEEASFFVQTLIDSQLIVSELEPTVTGPEYLSHLQKVLTCMHAAVPSDEISTALDLINTVAKKLHALDQESVNSSQSYQWIAAALRALEVPIEPDKLFQTDLICGVDEVASTLDHTLQDRLLEAVRALTYLSRPTRNHRLEHFKQRFQQRYEEQEVSLLEALDTESGLSYSDYGKHSYSPLVYDLYLTETATDVLHQQDEVQRFLARKLREAEQQHQYTVELTPDEVQAFTPVADPLPPSLSILFRIVGEQLALDSVGGSSAVNLLGRFAHADPDLETIVRDITAHEQRQNSTVVFAEICHLPVSRIGNILLRPSFRDFEIPYLAQSTQPSENQIAVQDLLVSVRQGQLVLRSRQTGHQIIPRLSTAHNFSHQALPVYEFLCDLQTQGLQAHLGVKWETAPSGTKFFPRLTYQQVVLQGAAWHLTASDLQTLLTAPPAEQEVRFRAFQAQWQLPRFFTLADGDHELLVDTENPLLRQVWLDTIRQRPSIKLKEFLFDPATSPVRDEQYRPHVQQLLALLVRNTPCYPAVTLTSTVMADEDVPRNFALGSEWLYYKWYCGPQMANRILREVLRPLTQELQERQLIDKWFFIRYADPDNHLRVRFHLPVIGRLGETVQLISHYLAPCLGTGYIWKSQTDTYCRELERYGPRTIVLSESLFHYQSIALLRDLEQFTGDDDTAYWQWGLYAIDELLEAFAVPLDQKLILLQELRESFAQEFSMDKPLKTQLDAKYRLYRSLITQTLTPTVQVPVSLQQLATAIRQQLSKSDDELSQAHLLGSYIHMLLNRLIPAQARLHELVLYDFLSRYYQSCRVQQLQQVIVP
- a CDS encoding LytTR family DNA-binding domain-containing protein; its protein translation is MISCLIVDDEQSAIDLLKMFIAKTPFLTLAASTTNPLEALGIVQSQPIDLVFLDIHMPQLSGLDFMRLIKGKSRVVLTTAYSEFAVEGFELEVLDYLLKPIAFERFLKAAQKALNVFATPSARWQAPAEEADDYIFVKTENKGKMVKVDFQDIIYIEGMKNYLSINTAEESIVTLLNIKDLEERLPAKSFMRVHKSYIVSLNKIRALDGNQILFKDIKAYVPLGETYRNAFFEALQKKVMSSKK